In the Sus scrofa isolate TJ Tabasco breed Duroc chromosome 6, Sscrofa11.1, whole genome shotgun sequence genome, one interval contains:
- the PTAFR gene encoding platelet-activating factor receptor, whose translation MTSCPLQPIRMEPNDSWRVDSEFRYTLFPIFYSIIFVLGVIANSYVLWVFARVYPSKKLNEIKIFMLNLTMADLLFLVTLPLWIIYYYHEGNWILPKFLCNLAGCFFFINTYCSVSFLAVITYNRFQAVTRPIKTAQATTRKRGISLSLIIWVAMVAAASYFFVLDSTNIELSKTGAGNLTRCFEHYEKGSMPVLIIHIFLVFSFFLVFLVILFCNLVIIRTLLTQSVQMQRNAEVKRRALWMVCTVLAVFIICFVPHHIVQLPWTLAELGFQSGNFHQAINDAHQITLCLLSTNCVLDPIIYCFLTKKFRKHLSEKFYSLRGSRKCSRVTTETGTEVVVPLSQVPVNSLKK comes from the coding sequence ATGACCAGCTGCCCCCTCCAGCCCATAAGGATGGAGCCAAATGATTCCTGGCGTGTGGACTCTGAGTTCCGATACACACTCTTCCCGATTTTTTACAGCATCATCTTTGTGCTGGGGGTCATTGCCAACAGTTACGTGCTGTGGGTCTTTGCCCGCGTGTACCCCTCCAAGAAGTTGAATGAGATAAAGATCTTTATGTTGAACCTCACCATGGCAGACCTGCTCTTCCTGGTCACTCTGCCCCTGTGGATCATCTACTACTACCATGAGGGCAACTGGATTCTTCCCAAATTCCTGTGCAACCTGGCTGGCTGCTTCTTCTTCATTAACACCTACTGCTCAGTGTCCTTCCTGGCTGTCATCACTTACAACCGCTTCCAGGCCGTGACACGGCCCATCAAGACCGCTCAGGCCACCACCCGCAAGCGTGGCATCTCTTTGTCCCTGATCATCTGGGTGGCCATGGTGGCCGCCGCCTCCTACTTCTTCGTCCTGGACTCCACCAACATCGAGCTCAGCAAGACCGGCGCGGGGAACCTCACTCGCTGCTTTGAGCATTACGAGAAGGGCAGCATGCCCGTACTCATCATCCACATCTTCCTCGTGTTCAGCTTCTTCCTCGTCTTCCTCGTCATTCTCTTCTGCAACCTGGTCATCATCCGCACGCTGCTCACACAGTCTGTGCAGATGCAGCGCAATGCAGAGGTCAAGCGCCGGGCACTCTGGATGGTCTGCACGGTCTTGGCTGTGTTCATCATCTGCTTCGTCCCCCACCACATCGTGCAGCTGCCCTGGACCCTGGCCGAGCTGGGCTTCCAGAGCGGCAACTTCCATCAGGCTATTAACGACGCGCATCAGATCACTCTCTGCCTCCTCAGTACCAACTGTGTCTTAGACCCCATCATCTACTGTTTCCTCACCAAGAAGTTCCGCAAGCACCTTTCCGAGAAGTTCTACAGTCTGCGTGGCAGCCGGAAATGCTCCCGGGTCACCACAGAGACGGGCACGGAAGTGGTCGTGCCACTCAGCCAGGTCCCTGTCAATTCCCTCAAAAAGTAG